The following coding sequences are from one Pigmentibacter sp. JX0631 window:
- a CDS encoding arginine deiminase family protein, with product MLNEFQGSNFHFWDSLSQNEKIIQSSKFKSKIGVHSEIGKLRKVFLHSPGQEVELMTPKNASELLYNDIIYYKNIVAGHSQLKSVLSLVSEVIEVSDYLKDILENKAAKDKLLNKILSFQGCLDLKDELMDYSSHDLSHALLTGIPLKRNTLEAWLSNKSFSLVPLPNMYFMRDTSMVVGNRVIASKMASPVRYAESIIMRTIYEYHPNLKGHGLLLDATEKQSDNDFTIEGGDILVINKDLLLIGISERTTSKAIDSLVESLLKARAEDGYLEPFNILCVILPRERSTIHLDMIFTVVNKEQAVVYSPYVLGRERARVVRIRVKPDGDKKFKEVEDLLLGLRSVGVRMDPIPCGGDEPLHQQREQWNSGANLFSFAPGKVISYIHEHTLKACESSGFKIISAKDVTKHPALLQSDSPIVVTVEGSELSRGGGGPRCMTCPVLRDNVE from the coding sequence ATGCTGAATGAATTTCAAGGGAGTAATTTTCATTTTTGGGATTCTTTGTCTCAAAATGAAAAAATAATACAAAGTTCAAAATTTAAAAGTAAAATTGGAGTCCATTCAGAAATAGGAAAATTGCGAAAAGTTTTTTTGCATTCACCAGGCCAAGAAGTGGAACTGATGACTCCAAAAAACGCTTCCGAGTTATTATATAATGATATTATTTATTATAAAAATATTGTAGCGGGGCATTCACAATTAAAATCAGTATTAAGTCTTGTTTCTGAAGTAATAGAAGTTTCTGATTATTTAAAAGATATTCTTGAAAATAAAGCTGCTAAAGATAAACTTTTAAATAAAATACTTTCTTTTCAGGGGTGTCTAGATTTAAAAGATGAGTTGATGGATTATTCTTCCCATGATTTATCTCATGCTTTATTAACAGGAATACCTTTAAAAAGAAATACTTTAGAGGCATGGTTATCAAATAAATCCTTTTCACTAGTTCCTTTACCAAATATGTATTTCATGCGAGATACTAGTATGGTTGTAGGTAACAGAGTGATTGCGTCTAAAATGGCCAGTCCAGTTCGTTACGCCGAATCCATAATTATGCGTACAATCTATGAATATCATCCTAATCTAAAAGGGCATGGCTTATTGCTAGATGCTACAGAAAAACAAAGTGACAATGATTTTACAATAGAAGGCGGCGATATTTTAGTCATTAATAAAGATTTATTATTAATAGGTATAAGTGAAAGAACTACTTCAAAAGCAATTGATTCTCTTGTTGAGTCATTACTTAAAGCAAGAGCTGAAGATGGTTATTTAGAACCTTTTAATATTTTATGCGTAATTTTGCCAAGAGAAAGAAGCACTATTCATTTGGATATGATTTTTACTGTAGTTAATAAAGAACAAGCAGTGGTTTATTCCCCTTATGTTTTGGGTAGAGAACGTGCAAGAGTTGTAAGAATTAGAGTCAAACCTGATGGAGATAAGAAATTTAAAGAAGTGGAAGATCTTTTACTAGGTTTAAGAAGTGTAGGGGTTCGAATGGATCCTATACCTTGTGGTGGAGATGAGCCTCTTCATCAACAACGCGAACAATGGAACAGCGGGGCTAATTTATTTTCTTTTGCTCCAGGAAAAGTAATTAGTTACATTCATGAACATACTTTAAAAGCTTGTGAATCTAGCGGTTTCAAAATTATTTCTGCAAAGGATGTAACTAAACATCCCGCATTACTACAAAGTGACTCTCCAATTGTGGTAACAGTCGAAGGAAGTGAATTATCAAGGGGTGGAGGGGGGCCGCGTTGTATGACTTGTCCTGTTTTGCGAGATAATGTGGAATAA
- a CDS encoding lytic transglycosylase domain-containing protein has product MLIKIKKKNIFIFCALIIVPFALLQVSCSSNTILTENLELTLPEQKQMLSSIKRKNDNFYLSNLKDYSSPKESQLINEAQFKNLAVYNENVRVLSDWVLRSLSQKEKTQLSRNCEALVGNFKNQFPLNEQTLPCAAWWIERKNNEESTSGNKIPIQQNYRTLLNKQKLDIANYRSMSFSEAFSIMEPANLAQAQKLTASALDYLQDCSYAGANSALLLRLEAFLPNKSVYNDIERIYSKMQKCLLPNMDPTEKIHLRIGLLRLISGHPNLAKEALEKTLLEKEPIESSRSLFWLGAIYQKSKTSPKENPYWQRLIKENPISLPAIFAAQQLGIDPMNNLVPDEEIALQARDSSGWSDDNLEAFVFDLFKARNDISAATEWASYVGRTSSVSNPNMLLYWALAQNSVRNYRYSIFMLGRYGKSIKNYPVSRTLLNLHFPKPYLKEIAENSEDLDPIFVLSLIRQESAFDTYARSLANARGLMQVLPSTAKSIKRKISSNHLYDPETNIEIGVSYLSRLLKRYDGRIEYVLASYNAGASNLDKWRERVPENNMMLFCDYMPFKETRSYVSLILRNYYWYSRIISEKDDLFTKKILQQSAKARWRSDRVYALVAYTWNSEVDLKYKNILEKIYIFGNNSANISSNPNTENWLNEGKTQNRSYSNLDDEKTTYYFNKSK; this is encoded by the coding sequence ATGTTAATCAAAATAAAAAAAAAGAATATTTTTATTTTTTGTGCATTAATTATAGTTCCCTTTGCGTTACTTCAAGTTTCTTGTTCAAGTAATACAATTTTAACAGAGAACCTAGAATTAACTTTACCAGAACAAAAACAAATGCTATCAAGTATTAAAAGAAAAAATGATAATTTTTATTTATCTAATTTAAAAGATTATTCTTCACCTAAAGAAAGTCAATTAATTAATGAAGCGCAGTTTAAAAATTTAGCGGTTTATAATGAAAATGTTCGTGTATTATCTGATTGGGTTTTGCGAAGTTTATCCCAAAAAGAGAAAACTCAATTATCAAGAAATTGTGAAGCCCTTGTGGGAAATTTTAAAAATCAGTTTCCATTAAATGAGCAAACTTTACCTTGTGCTGCATGGTGGATTGAAAGAAAAAACAATGAAGAGTCAACTTCAGGTAATAAAATTCCAATTCAACAAAATTATCGAACCTTACTAAATAAACAAAAATTAGACATTGCAAATTATCGTTCTATGAGCTTTTCTGAAGCATTTTCAATAATGGAGCCAGCAAATTTAGCACAAGCACAAAAATTAACAGCCTCAGCTTTAGATTATTTGCAAGATTGTTCTTATGCTGGAGCAAACTCTGCACTTTTATTAAGACTTGAAGCTTTTTTACCAAATAAATCCGTTTATAATGATATTGAAAGAATTTATTCAAAAATGCAGAAGTGTTTGCTTCCTAATATGGATCCTACTGAGAAAATTCATTTACGTATTGGACTGCTTCGATTAATTTCAGGGCATCCAAATTTAGCAAAAGAGGCACTTGAAAAAACTTTATTAGAGAAAGAACCTATTGAAAGTTCGAGAAGTTTATTTTGGTTGGGTGCAATTTATCAAAAATCTAAAACTTCTCCGAAAGAAAATCCATATTGGCAACGTTTGATTAAAGAAAATCCCATATCTTTACCGGCAATCTTTGCAGCTCAACAGTTAGGAATAGATCCAATGAATAATTTGGTTCCTGATGAAGAAATAGCTTTGCAAGCAAGGGATTCTTCTGGTTGGAGCGATGATAACTTAGAAGCTTTTGTTTTTGACTTATTTAAAGCAAGAAATGATATTTCTGCTGCCACTGAGTGGGCTAGTTATGTAGGAAGAACTAGTTCAGTATCTAATCCAAATATGTTACTATATTGGGCATTAGCGCAAAATTCAGTTAGGAATTATCGTTACTCTATTTTTATGCTTGGAAGATACGGAAAATCTATTAAAAATTATCCTGTCAGTAGAACTCTATTAAATTTACATTTTCCAAAACCTTATTTAAAAGAAATTGCGGAAAACTCGGAAGATCTAGATCCCATTTTCGTTCTTTCTTTAATTCGACAAGAAAGTGCGTTTGATACTTATGCGCGTTCATTAGCAAATGCCCGAGGTTTAATGCAGGTTTTACCTAGCACAGCTAAATCTATTAAACGGAAAATATCTTCAAATCATTTATATGACCCTGAAACAAATATTGAGATTGGTGTATCATATTTAAGTCGATTATTAAAAAGGTATGATGGAAGAATTGAATATGTATTAGCTTCTTACAATGCAGGCGCTTCAAATCTTGATAAATGGAGAGAAAGGGTTCCTGAAAATAACATGATGCTATTTTGCGACTATATGCCATTTAAGGAAACTAGAAGTTATGTTTCTTTAATACTTCGAAATTATTATTGGTATAGTCGTATTATTTCTGAAAAAGATGATTTATTTACAAAAAAAATATTGCAACAAAGCGCAAAAGCAAGATGGCGTTCAGATAGAGTTTATGCTTTGGTAGCTTATACATGGAATTCAGAAGTTGATCTTAAATATAAAAATATTTTAGAAAAAATTTATATTTTTGGAAATAATTCAGCTAATATTAGTTCCAATCCTAACACTGAAAATTGGTTGAATGAAGGTAAAACTCAAAATAGATCATACAGTAATTTAGATGATGAAAAAACTACTTATTATTTCAATAAATCAAAGTGA
- a CDS encoding ABC transporter ATP-binding protein, protein MNRNLVLQNSITLLGKRGIKYLCFAILAAIGIAIVELSISIIIQLLLGSFDFISTPNKIFSYEIPRISLNKITLLLLVVAIVRFGVQLTTTQTAAFLKDHVLLKLKRNYVYRILFDENIKDKNPSTINFTLAEVFTKSSEFVLNFTHFIFMFMQSLFLFLLLFLVAWKEAFIATTGITLIGLTIIYINKKVSLFAKQVPREQKIVNEGIEKIARNFLFIKLMKKREDEFKVTSNALKNYSTKSVSANFFSNLSAQTAPFLGIFLLVFIIIISYSVWHTNSVVLLSFIYLLARFVQSLSILSGYFGNAVIFYPQFKLSLDSINSKNFFQLSKENNSKISFFGPIKNTKSVEQENQKLVVTSDKIDTPDITIKEVTFSYPNSIPLFKNLNLNISKGSQIGLIGSSGTGKSTILMLMTGILKPSEGEISIGGLPAWEYISKNETRIGYVGPEPFLIKGTLRENLSYGLSRKVTDNELIEALHLVSLGDVLNEKGLNYKLDENFAGLSAGQKQRICLARSILNKPSLMILDEATANLDETNELIIAKVLSSIKNSCTTIIVSHRYGILTYADKIIDIKNIIK, encoded by the coding sequence TTGAATAGAAATTTAGTTTTACAAAACTCAATAACTCTTTTGGGCAAGCGGGGTATTAAATACTTATGCTTCGCAATACTTGCAGCAATTGGTATCGCAATTGTTGAATTAAGCATTTCGATAATCATACAATTGCTGCTAGGAAGTTTTGATTTCATTTCAACTCCTAATAAAATTTTTAGCTATGAAATTCCAAGAATATCATTAAATAAGATTACTTTGCTACTTTTGGTAGTAGCTATTGTAAGATTTGGCGTTCAACTTACCACTACTCAAACGGCAGCTTTTTTAAAAGACCATGTTCTTTTAAAATTGAAAAGAAATTATGTATATAGAATTTTATTTGATGAAAATATAAAAGATAAAAATCCTTCCACTATAAATTTCACCCTAGCAGAAGTTTTCACTAAATCTTCTGAATTTGTTTTGAATTTTACTCATTTTATTTTTATGTTCATGCAAAGTCTTTTTCTCTTTTTATTACTTTTTTTAGTCGCTTGGAAAGAGGCTTTTATAGCAACAACAGGAATAACTTTAATAGGTCTGACAATAATTTATATAAATAAGAAAGTTTCTCTTTTTGCAAAGCAAGTACCTAGAGAACAAAAAATAGTTAATGAAGGTATTGAAAAAATTGCTAGAAATTTTTTATTTATTAAGCTTATGAAAAAAAGAGAAGATGAATTTAAAGTTACTAGTAATGCCTTAAAAAACTACTCAACTAAATCAGTAAGTGCAAATTTCTTTAGTAATCTGAGCGCACAAACAGCTCCATTCTTAGGTATTTTTCTTTTGGTATTTATAATCATTATTAGTTATAGTGTTTGGCATACTAATTCGGTTGTACTCTTATCTTTTATTTATTTATTGGCTAGATTTGTTCAAAGTCTTTCGATTTTATCAGGATATTTTGGTAATGCCGTTATATTTTATCCGCAATTTAAATTATCATTAGATTCTATAAATTCTAAAAACTTCTTTCAATTATCAAAAGAAAATAATTCAAAAATAAGTTTTTTTGGCCCAATAAAAAACACTAAATCTGTTGAACAAGAAAACCAAAAATTAGTTGTTACTTCAGATAAAATTGACACTCCTGACATTACTATAAAAGAAGTTACCTTTTCATACCCAAATTCAATTCCTCTATTTAAAAATCTAAATTTAAATATATCAAAAGGTTCTCAAATTGGTTTAATTGGTTCTAGTGGAACAGGAAAATCAACAATTTTAATGCTAATGACTGGGATATTAAAACCAAGCGAAGGAGAAATATCGATTGGTGGTTTACCTGCTTGGGAATATATTTCAAAAAATGAAACACGTATTGGCTATGTAGGACCAGAGCCTTTCTTGATAAAAGGAACCCTCAGAGAAAATCTGAGTTACGGGCTGTCTAGAAAAGTTACCGATAATGAACTTATCGAAGCACTTCATCTTGTATCACTTGGGGATGTCCTAAATGAAAAGGGTTTAAATTATAAATTAGATGAAAATTTTGCTGGTTTATCTGCTGGACAAAAACAAAGAATTTGTCTTGCAAGAAGCATATTAAATAAACCTTCTTTAATGATTTTAGATGAAGCTACTGCGAACTTAGACGAAACAAACGAACTAATTATTGCCAAAGTTCTTAGCAGCATAAAAAACTCGTGCACAACCATTATTGTATCGCATCGCTACGGTATTTTAACTTATGCTGATAAAATAATCGATATTAAAAATATTATTAAATAA
- a CDS encoding O-antigen ligase family protein: MIKYTLNVSNLFLLLNIFLAFICIRIPYILNIPNLKFLILGCFFLGFIFGLFYCLINFTKVSLSLLLFIGCIFLHAFCNFYQPSLRSAISIQNYSFTNTITSDFLFTQTRLYLMYFILFMFPVATFFNSQREYPSNKVLNFFFIEFFFIVIINSVVSIYQSKVNIHFLAEESLTSIEAFRAPALLDDSGVASFFFAIFSGTFLSFVFLVKSSKFTKYTYFILFLLTAISGILNNSRSFYLGISAIIFFIFIINLIYYVKNLNFKSFLKITIAYSLITLISYIFYTFSNTTSIIRIKNSFKNITNDFSIISLYQYFDYERYKHLSILIENLKEHFYTGSGVGSFLGYIDYYAKKLNFPNIIPDVPTNLTLALFSELGVIVGSAILLISVIIFIIGVKHVFKNIEKNQNNNQLNVILNFSVLAMIPFLALSLTSYMIFVPSLAIIACFSICSPILILTPNQLKKFFTFLTWLIAFLNIYILGVCFYLAYNSSSIPQFKWQERGIPQFPVGIGKLPQTTENINKQRKYFSSFFTPSQFLFIPKGADQGRWLKPNTEILFKIKELRIYLGPETRHFPVTIKAIFYAKNGFSSNKIYNINEAGWIYLSLPENIEYNSCLEKIEEQSFCYARVNVSPNWKPDFLNSIGFFLEDRYTQ; this comes from the coding sequence ATGATTAAATATACTTTAAATGTTTCTAATTTATTTCTTTTATTAAATATATTTCTGGCATTTATTTGTATACGAATTCCATATATTTTAAATATCCCTAATTTAAAATTTCTAATTCTTGGTTGTTTTTTTCTTGGATTTATTTTTGGGCTTTTTTATTGCCTAATTAATTTCACAAAAGTTTCGTTATCTTTGTTACTCTTCATTGGATGTATTTTTCTTCATGCTTTTTGTAATTTTTATCAACCATCACTCAGATCTGCAATATCAATTCAAAATTACTCATTTACAAATACAATTACTTCTGACTTTTTATTTACTCAAACCAGACTTTATCTAATGTATTTTATTTTATTTATGTTTCCAGTTGCAACATTTTTCAATAGCCAAAGAGAATATCCTAGTAATAAAGTTTTAAATTTTTTCTTTATCGAATTTTTCTTTATTGTTATAATAAATTCAGTTGTTTCTATTTATCAAAGTAAAGTAAATATTCATTTTCTTGCAGAAGAGAGTTTAACATCAATAGAAGCATTTAGAGCTCCTGCTCTTTTAGATGACTCTGGAGTTGCTTCTTTTTTCTTTGCAATTTTCTCAGGAACATTTTTATCTTTTGTCTTTCTAGTAAAATCAAGTAAATTTACAAAATATACTTATTTTATTCTTTTTTTATTAACAGCTATTAGTGGGATTTTAAATAATTCCAGATCTTTTTATCTAGGAATATCAGCAATTATATTTTTTATTTTTATCATTAATTTAATCTATTATGTTAAAAATTTAAATTTTAAATCCTTTTTAAAAATCACAATTGCATATAGTTTGATTACTTTAATTTCATATATATTTTATACATTTTCAAATACTACTTCAATAATCAGAATTAAGAATTCGTTTAAAAATATTACGAATGACTTTAGTATCATCTCTTTATATCAATATTTTGATTATGAAAGATATAAACATTTATCAATATTAATTGAAAATTTAAAAGAACATTTTTATACAGGAAGTGGGGTTGGTTCTTTTTTAGGATATATTGATTATTATGCTAAAAAACTTAATTTCCCCAATATAATTCCAGATGTCCCTACAAACTTAACTTTAGCACTTTTTTCAGAACTTGGAGTAATTGTTGGAAGTGCAATATTGCTAATCTCAGTAATTATTTTTATAATTGGTGTTAAACATGTATTTAAAAATATTGAAAAAAATCAAAATAATAATCAATTAAACGTTATTTTAAATTTTTCTGTATTGGCAATGATTCCTTTTTTAGCTCTTTCATTAACATCTTATATGATATTTGTTCCAAGTTTAGCGATCATAGCTTGTTTCTCAATCTGTTCTCCTATTCTTATACTAACCCCAAACCAACTAAAAAAGTTTTTTACATTTTTAACTTGGCTGATTGCATTTTTAAATATCTACATTTTGGGAGTATGCTTCTACTTAGCTTATAATTCTTCTTCTATACCTCAATTTAAATGGCAGGAAAGGGGGATTCCACAATTTCCAGTCGGTATTGGAAAACTACCACAAACAACTGAAAACATTAATAAACAACGAAAATATTTTTCTTCATTCTTTACTCCTTCTCAGTTCTTATTTATCCCCAAAGGCGCTGACCAAGGACGTTGGTTGAAACCAAACACAGAAATATTGTTTAAAATTAAAGAACTGCGAATTTATTTAGGTCCCGAAACACGTCACTTCCCTGTCACTATAAAAGCAATATTTTATGCAAAAAATGGTTTTTCATCTAATAAAATTTATAATATAAACGAAGCTGGGTGGATTTATTTATCTTTGCCTGAAAATATAGAATATAATTCTTGTTTAGAAAAAATAGAAGAGCAATCTTTTTGTTATGCTAGAGTGAATGTATCGCCAAATTGGAAACCAGATTTTCTGAATTCGATTGGATTTTTTTTAGAAGATAGATACACTCAATAA
- a CDS encoding glycosyltransferase family 4 protein, with protein MNEKAKSIAIVVQRCGQHIQAGAEVYAFNLAKALAESGIHVEVLTSKSDDYIKWNNNLSDYESIKTSGLDFSIKRFPVIHSRQRILFALVKRTIKYLNKINNNFYLLLSPILDYLFLKSQGPWCPDLWQYLEKNQTKFNLVIVKSYLYAPNFYALKENIKTKKLFIVTAHNEPEFKLAFVKKMISNSNTLAFVSKAEKNLCQEIWHVSSSINSIILPPGFHDFNPENAEEIRPEIFNLTNTDFFLYLGRIDKNKNIDFILNNTPQNCLVIFAGDLKYQLPNDPRFVYIGRVNEKEKEFLLKKTIALLIASRFEAYSIVTAEAIKLNCIVLALKGCPPIDELINEYGGISCDKENFSRTMQLLLDKENRKIHLQIDKIFQDKSWKKNSQLVTEIL; from the coding sequence TTGAATGAGAAAGCAAAATCCATCGCTATCGTTGTTCAAAGATGTGGGCAGCACATTCAAGCAGGCGCAGAGGTATACGCTTTTAATCTTGCAAAAGCATTAGCGGAAAGTGGTATTCATGTTGAGGTTCTCACAAGTAAAAGCGATGATTACATTAAATGGAATAATAATTTATCCGACTATGAATCTATAAAAACTTCTGGGTTAGATTTTTCCATAAAGCGTTTTCCTGTAATTCATTCACGACAAAGAATTCTATTTGCTTTAGTAAAAAGAACAATAAAATATTTAAATAAAATAAACAATAATTTTTATCTATTACTTTCACCGATACTAGACTATCTGTTTTTAAAATCTCAAGGTCCTTGGTGCCCTGATCTTTGGCAGTACTTAGAAAAAAATCAGACCAAATTTAACTTAGTTATAGTAAAATCTTATTTATATGCCCCTAACTTTTATGCATTAAAAGAAAATATTAAAACAAAAAAATTATTTATAGTAACAGCTCACAATGAGCCAGAATTTAAATTAGCTTTTGTTAAAAAAATGATTTCAAATTCAAATACTTTAGCTTTTGTTTCAAAGGCTGAAAAAAATCTTTGTCAGGAAATATGGCATGTGAGTAGCTCTATAAATTCAATAATTCTTCCTCCGGGATTTCATGATTTTAATCCTGAAAATGCTGAAGAAATAAGACCTGAAATTTTTAACTTAACAAATACTGATTTTTTTCTATACTTAGGAAGAATTGATAAAAATAAAAATATAGACTTTATTTTAAATAATACACCTCAAAATTGTTTAGTGATATTTGCTGGAGATTTAAAATATCAATTACCAAACGATCCGAGATTTGTCTATATAGGAAGAGTAAACGAAAAAGAAAAAGAATTTTTACTTAAAAAAACAATCGCACTTTTAATTGCTTCTCGCTTTGAAGCTTATTCAATAGTAACAGCCGAAGCCATAAAATTGAATTGCATAGTTTTAGCACTAAAAGGATGTCCACCAATTGATGAATTGATAAATGAATATGGTGGAATTAGTTGTGATAAAGAAAACTTTTCAAGAACAATGCAACTTTTATTAGATAAGGAAAATAGAAAAATTCATCTACAAATTGATAAAATATTTCAAGATAAAAGCTGGAAAAAAAATTCTCAATTAGTAACTGAAATATTATAA
- a CDS encoding bis-aminopropyl spermidine synthase family protein encodes MNLSKAFLFILSKVLIIFFKSRTIKHILNLSVDEKKEFLLKILNENQRFIDLEKEEYSDNNSLKFIQNYNQLPCTIETRKKRADLLEINGFRDKEVLLMGDDDLVSVELALRNFKHVTVLDCDKNLLSKLKILTSEAKFPINFFHIDLYHGIPNYLNKLFDVICFDPPQNSKDLDVFLHSTFQAIKYGNSSFYMMLNSSAIGEKELSTIIKLINNNGFFQHNKIEYFNCYPLNKGQSILLTFVSFFFKSIKKNKIYIKCRYYFTDCYEFKSHITNSVNQDNFDVKLPESNNSNKYIKDVSLPFFTISRS; translated from the coding sequence ATGAACTTATCAAAAGCATTTTTGTTTATACTTTCAAAAGTTTTAATTATATTTTTTAAAAGCAGAACGATAAAGCATATACTAAATTTAAGTGTTGATGAAAAAAAAGAGTTTTTATTAAAAATATTAAATGAAAACCAGCGCTTTATTGACCTAGAAAAAGAAGAATATTCAGACAATAATTCTTTAAAATTTATACAAAACTATAACCAACTACCCTGTACCATAGAAACTAGAAAAAAAAGAGCCGATTTACTTGAAATAAATGGGTTCAGAGATAAAGAAGTTTTATTAATGGGAGATGATGATTTAGTATCGGTTGAATTAGCTCTACGAAATTTTAAGCATGTAACAGTCTTAGATTGCGACAAAAACCTACTAAGTAAATTAAAAATTCTGACAAGCGAAGCAAAATTTCCAATTAATTTTTTTCATATCGATCTTTATCATGGAATTCCAAACTATTTAAATAAATTATTTGATGTCATATGCTTTGACCCACCACAAAATAGCAAGGATCTAGATGTTTTTTTGCATTCAACATTTCAAGCAATTAAATATGGCAATTCTTCTTTTTATATGATGCTAAATTCTTCTGCAATTGGAGAAAAGGAATTATCTACAATTATAAAATTAATAAATAATAATGGATTTTTTCAACATAATAAAATAGAATACTTTAATTGTTATCCCCTAAATAAGGGACAATCAATTTTACTTACCTTTGTCTCATTCTTTTTTAAATCAATTAAAAAAAATAAAATTTATATAAAATGTAGGTACTACTTTACAGACTGCTATGAGTTTAAATCACATATAACTAACTCAGTTAATCAAGACAATTTTGATGTAAAATTGCCTGAAAGCAATAACTCAAATAAATACATTAAGGATGTATCCCTTCCATTTTTTACAATTTCAAGATCATAA
- a CDS encoding NAD-dependent malic enzyme: MFKEKKNNFDGKKYYEVSISGKQLLLNSFLNKDTAFTLEERREFKLDGLIPNVVETLDEQVVRVYGQYLKKETDIERNIFLTQLYDRNETLFFRLLQEHLIEMVPVFYTPTVGDVVQQFNQNFRRPRGLFISYPQMSQIEDILNNIPDAYDVRAVCVTDSEAILGIGDQGVGGIVISIAKLAMYTLCAGFHPTKVLPIVLDVGTNNKELLQNPLYLGWRHERIRGEQYDDFIDAFVSALRKRFSNVYLHWEDFGRQTARKNLDRYKDEMCTFNDDMQGTAAVTLGAILAGLKVNGTKMRDQKVVIHGAGTAGCCIADQIVAAMVSDGLSEQEALSRMYLIDMHGMLHANMDHLEYFQKKYAQPVEVYENWDRVKGKIISLSEVVKNVKPTILIGTSTQTGAFTEEIVKMMASYCDRPIIFPLSNPTSRCEALPANLIEWTNGKVLVATGSPFQDVRYNGKVFPIGQCNNAFVFPGLGLGVVASKATRVNNEMLVACAKVISECAQINRDPNLSLLPSLTDIAEVSYKIAHATSLAAQNSGVAPKTTEQEIHENIHANIWKTGYVKYIQKDSSN; the protein is encoded by the coding sequence ATGTTTAAAGAAAAAAAGAATAACTTTGATGGAAAAAAGTACTATGAAGTTTCCATTAGTGGTAAACAATTATTATTAAATTCTTTTTTGAATAAAGACACTGCTTTTACACTAGAAGAAAGAAGAGAATTTAAACTTGATGGACTTATTCCTAACGTAGTTGAAACTCTTGATGAACAAGTAGTTCGGGTCTATGGACAATATTTAAAAAAAGAAACAGACATTGAAAGAAATATTTTTCTCACTCAATTGTATGATAGAAATGAAACATTATTTTTTCGTTTACTCCAAGAGCATTTAATAGAAATGGTACCTGTTTTTTATACACCTACAGTTGGAGATGTTGTTCAACAATTTAATCAAAATTTCCGTAGACCGAGAGGATTGTTTATTTCTTATCCGCAAATGTCTCAAATTGAAGACATACTTAATAATATTCCTGACGCCTATGATGTTCGTGCTGTCTGTGTAACAGATTCTGAGGCTATTTTAGGAATAGGTGATCAAGGTGTGGGTGGTATAGTTATCTCCATCGCAAAACTTGCAATGTATACTTTATGCGCAGGTTTTCATCCTACTAAAGTTTTACCTATAGTCCTTGACGTAGGAACGAATAACAAAGAACTATTGCAAAATCCTCTTTATCTTGGTTGGCGTCATGAGCGCATTAGAGGTGAACAATACGATGATTTTATTGATGCGTTTGTCTCCGCTTTAAGAAAAAGATTTTCCAATGTTTACTTACATTGGGAAGATTTTGGAAGACAAACTGCAAGAAAAAACTTAGATCGCTATAAAGATGAAATGTGTACTTTTAATGATGATATGCAAGGAACTGCTGCTGTTACTTTAGGTGCGATATTAGCTGGCTTAAAAGTAAATGGCACTAAAATGCGCGATCAAAAGGTTGTCATCCATGGTGCGGGTACAGCTGGATGCTGTATTGCTGATCAAATCGTTGCAGCGATGGTCTCCGATGGATTATCTGAACAAGAAGCTCTATCAAGAATGTATTTAATTGATATGCACGGAATGCTTCACGCCAATATGGATCATCTCGAATATTTTCAAAAAAAATATGCTCAACCTGTTGAAGTTTATGAAAATTGGGACAGAGTAAAAGGTAAAATCATTTCTCTTTCTGAAGTTGTAAAAAATGTAAAACCAACGATATTAATCGGTACTTCAACTCAAACTGGTGCATTTACAGAAGAAATAGTAAAAATGATGGCTTCATACTGTGATCGTCCTATTATTTTTCCTCTTTCAAATCCTACATCACGCTGTGAAGCTCTACCAGCAAATCTGATTGAATGGACTAATGGAAAAGTACTTGTAGCAACAGGAAGTCCATTTCAAGATGTTCGTTACAATGGTAAAGTTTTTCCAATTGGACAATGCAATAATGCTTTTGTATTTCCGGGCCTTGGCTTAGGAGTTGTTGCATCGAAAGCAACTCGTGTTAATAATGAAATGCTCGTTGCCTGTGCGAAAGTTATCAGCGAATGCGCTCAAATAAATCGTGATCCAAACTTATCTTTACTCCCTTCATTAACAGATATAGCTGAAGTTTCGTATAAAATAGCCCATGCAACTTCTTTAGCTGCGCAAAATTCAGGGGTCGCACCAAAAACAACTGAACAAGAGATTCATGAAAATATCCATGCAAATATATGGAAAACTGGTTATGTAAAATATATTCAGAAAGACTCATCAAATTAG